A DNA window from Brassica napus cultivar Da-Ae chromosome A4, Da-Ae, whole genome shotgun sequence contains the following coding sequences:
- the LOC106447143 gene encoding histone-lysine N-methyltransferase family member SUVH2-like, translating to MNTLFAFPELNRTPSAAAMMSLPPRLRVKAEPIDDPTPPPTPTPTPTPTLTPSDIYAEYYSLCERVASALANRNNDLLAIVPVPEEKPPLLHSPPPIQTPPGSGDNRALSSRLPPRFQRPHELARVADLGREDHIHRREILKRTRAIYDSLRLHIIAEAMRLPGRRRKPRADYNASTLMRERGLWLNQDKHVVGSIPGVEIGDMFLYRLELCVIGLHGQPQAGIDFLTAHRSSNGEPIATSIIVSGGYEDDEDTGEVLVYSGHGGQDKVHRQCQHQRLESGNLAMERSMHYGIEVRVIRGFKYDNVVSSKVYVYDGLYRIVQYWFDVGRSGFGVFKFKLVRIEGQSEMGSRRMKFAQALRTKPLAVRPNGYITFNLSGGKENVPVYLYNDIDFDREPEGYDYIVRSAIPCVISARGGANRGCDCNYSCGSDCFCARRNGGELPYDDDGTLLKGKPVVFECGVLCGCGPSCKNRVTQKGLSKTLEVFRSRETGWGVRTLDFIQAGAFICEYAGVVLTREQAKIVSMSGDPLLYPGRFTKKWSSLGDLSQVYPEYVQPSYPSLPPVDFGMDVSKFRNVASYISHSKESNVMAQFVLHDHSNLMYPRVMLFALENISPLTELSLDYGLDDKLEERLAICN from the coding sequence ATGAATACTCTATTCGCATTTCCAGAACTTAACCGCACGCCCTCCGCCGCCGCGATGATGTCACTGCCTCCGAGACTACGCGTCAAGGCCGAACCAATTGACGATCCTACCCCTCCTCCTACTCCTACTCCTACTCCAACTCCCACCCTCACCCCCTCCGATATCTACGCCGAGTACTACAGCCTCTGCGAACGTGTCGCTTCCGCATTGGCTAACCGTAACAACGACCTCCTCGCGATCGTCCCCGTACCGGAAGAAAAGCCTCCCCTCCTCCACTCTCCTCCACCGATCCAAACCCCGCCGGGATCAGGAGACAACCGCGCTCTCTCCTCCCGCCTCCCGCCGAGGTTCCAGAGACCGCATGAGCTCGCTCGCGTCGCCGACCTAGGGCGCGAAGACCATATACACCGCAGAGAGATCCTGAAACGGACTCGAGCGATCTACGACTCCCTCCGCCTCCATATAATCGCGGAGGCGATGCGGCTTCCCGGTCGGCGGCGTAAACCTAGAGCCGATTACAACGCCTCGACTCTGATGAGGGAGCGCGGACTGTGGCTGAACCAGGACAAACACGTCGTGGGTTCGATTCCTGGGGTTGAGATTGGAGACATGTTTCTTTACCGTTTGGAGCTCTGTGTGATTGGCTTACACGGCCAGCCGCAAGCTGGGATTGATTTTCTAACGGCTCACCGAAGCTCAAACGGTGAGCCGATAGCTACTAGCATTATCGTCTCGGGCGGTTACGAGGACGATGAGGATACAGGGGAGGTTCTTGTTTACTCAGGGCACGGTGGGCAGGACAAAGTCCACAGGCAGTGTCAGCACCAGAGGCTGGAAAGTGGGAACCTTGCGATGGAGAGGAGTATGCATTACGGTATCGAAGTTAGGGTGATTCGTGGGTTTAAGTATGATAATGTGGTTAGCTCGAAGGTGTATGTGTACGATGGGTTGTATAGGATTGTACAGTATTGGTTTGATGTTGGCAGGTCAGGGTTTGGTGTGTTTAAGTTTAAGTTAGTTAGAATCGAGGGGCAGAGTGAGATGGGGAGTAGGAGGATGAAGTTTGCTCAAGCGCTTAGGACTAAGCCCTTGGCGGTTAGGCCTAATGGGTATATAACGTTTAACCTTTCTGGTGGTAAGGAGAATGTTCCGGTTTATCTTTATAACGACATTGATTTTGATCGTGAACCGGAGGGGTATGACTACATTGTGAGATCTGCGATTCCCTGTGTGATTTCTGCTCGCGGAGGGGCTAACAGGGGCTGTGATTGTAACTATTCGTGTGGTAGTGATTGTTTTTGCGCGAGGAGGAATGGTGGTGAGCTTCCTTATGATGACGACGGGACTCTGTTGAAGGGTAAGCCTGTGGTGTTTGAGTGTGGGGTTTTGTGTGGGTGTGGTCCGAGCTGTAAGAACCGTGTGACTCAGAAGGGGTTGAGTAAGACGCTGGAGGTTTTCAGGTCCAGGGAAACAGGTTGGGGTGTTAGGACATTGGATTTCATTCAAGCCGGGGCCTTCATCTGTGAGTATGctggggtggttctcacaaggGAGCAAGCCAAGATTGTATCAATGAGTGGGGATCCTCTTCTCTATCCGGGTCGGTTCACAAAGAAATGGAGTAGTTTGGGTGATTTATCTCAAGTGTACCCGGAGTATGTTCAGCCGAGTTATCCTTCTCTGCCGCCGGTTGATTTTGGGATGGATGTGTCGAAGTTTAGAAACGTGGCTTCTTACATTAGTCACAGCAAAGAATCAAATGTGATGGCGCAGTTTGTATTGCATGACCATAGTAACTTGATGTACCCTCGGGTCATGCTTTTTGCCCTGGAGAATATCTCTCCGTTGACCGAGCTAAGCCTGGACTATGGGTTGGACGATAAGCTGGAAGAGCGGCTCGCCATCTGTAATTGA
- the LOC106448818 gene encoding protein CHROMATIN REMODELING 35 produces MVGTDHSLPFSTARNLPWILRSESKRISQSELAKRPDPFFLPDLLDGFEESKYGWLADDVKRLCELKRKLLNGSVSVEETETSQKKEKPDDVLSQESVTIGDCSGSDASHNEEDSSSIHTDDDNGTHPYGVGEEEEAELWRQMAFAQESSKVTVENLQDNDPKQVEDCEHSFIYKDDVGEVCRVCGLIKTPIESIIEVVYYKPKRSRRTYTREQEEDTETTRMDFTETHSNNILGDKMFIHPRHDNEMRPHQIEGFKFLCNNLASNEPGGCILAHAPGSGKTFLLISFLQSFMAMDPQAKPLIVLPKGIIESWKREFTKWAVENIPLYDLYSVKADSRRQQLKVLREWVEERSILFLGYQQFAKIICDDSISIDDEVSEDCKRILLEKPTLLILDEGHTSRNKETNMLISLARVKTRRKVVLTGTLFQNNVEEVFNILNLVRPKFLKRHREIVSRIMSKAEIPSGKHMNQSSIENTFFAAVELTLSRESSAKASMIKDLREMTRHVLHYHKADFKGLLPGLSEFTVMLNLSSLQRDEIKGLREMDLFKQISLGAALYIHPKIKAFLEANPSNGEKGFADNLLKKLDTLLKKINVKDGAKMKFFLNLVSLCESTGEKLLVFSQYIIPLKTLERLMTLTKGWRLWKEMFTITGDSSSGEREVSMERFNTSPDAKVFFGSIKACGEGISLVGASRVLILDVHLNPSVTQQAVARAYRPGQKRRVFAYRLVAADSPEEESFETCSRKEMMSKMWFEWNIECGGGRRDEFGFRDVDVDQCGDVFLETTKMKEDIKSLYTR; encoded by the exons ATGGTGGGTACTGATCACTCTCTACCATTCTCAACGGCGAGGAACTTGC CTTGGATTTTGAGGTCGGAGAGCAAGAGGATTAGCCAATCAGAACTCGCCAAGCGTCCTGACCCGTTCTTTCTACCGGATCTACTTGATGGGTTTGAAGAGAGCAAATACGGTTGGCTTGCTGATGATGTTAAGAGGCTTTGTGAGCTCAAAAGGAAACTCTTGAACGGTTCTGTCTCAGTGGAAGAGACAGAAACTAGTCAGAAGAAGGAAAAACCAGATGATGTGTTGTCTCAAGAATCAGTAACT ATTGGAGATTGCTCAGGATCTGATGCAAGTCATAACGAGGAGGATTCATCAAGTATTCATACAGATGATGACAATGGAACTCATCCATATGGagttggtgaagaagaagaagcagaactTTGGAGGCAAATGGCTTTTGCTCAAGAGTCATCTAAG GTAACAGTGGAGAATCTACAAGACAACGATCCCAAACAAGTAGAAGACTGTGAGCACTCCTTCATCTACAAGGACGACGTTGGAGAAGTCTGCCGTGTTTGTGGACTCATCAAAACACCCATCGAAAGCATCATCGAAGTTGTCTACTACAAG CCAAAGAGATCAAGAAGAACTTACACACGCgaacaagaagaagacacaGAAACAACGAGGATGGACTTCACAGAAACCCACTCTAACAACATCTTAGGAGACAAGATGTTCATCCACCCAAGGCACGACAACGAGATGAGACCCCACCAAATCGAAGGCTTCAAGTTCCTATGCAACAACCTCGCATCCAACGAGCCAGGCGGGTGCATCTTAGCACACGCGCCGGGCTCAGGCAAAACATTCCTCCTCATCAGCTTCCTCCAAAGCTTCATGGCCATGGATCCGCAAGCCAAACCGCTGATAGTCCTCCCAAAGGGGATCATAGAGTCGTGGAAGAGAGAGTTCACTAAATGGGCGGTGGAGAACATCCCTCTCTATGATCTCTACAGCGTCAAAGCCGATTCAAGAAGACAGCAGCTCAAGGTGTTGAGAGAATGGGTTGAAGAGAGAAGCATACTCTTTCTCGGTTACCAACAGTTCGCCAAGATCATATGCGATGATAGCATTAGCATAGATGATGAGGTTTCAGAAGATTGCAAGCGTATTCTCCTCGAGAAGCCGACGCTGCTTATCCTCGACGAGGGACATACATCTAGAAACAAAGAGACGAACATGCTTATCTCACTCGCACGTGTAAAGACTCGTAGGAAAGTTGTTCTCACGGGGACATTGTTTCAGAACAACGTTGAGGAAGTGTTTAACATTTTAAACCTAGTCCGTCCCAAGTTCTTGAAGCGTCATAGAGAGATTGTTTCTCGCATCATGAGCAAGGCGGAGATACCTAGCGGCAAACATATGAACCAGAGTAGTATTGAAAACACTTTCTTCGCTGCGGTGGAGCTTACATTGAGTAGAGAGAGTTCAGCTAAAGCGAGTATGATTAAGGATCTACGCGAGATGACACGTCACGTCTTGCATTATCACAAAGCGGACTTCAAAGGGTTGCTTCCAGGGCTTAGTGAGTTCACTGTGATGCTCAACTTGAGCTCACTTCAGAGAGATGAAATCAAAGGCCTTAGGGAGATGGATCTGTTCAAGCAGATCTCTCTCGGTGCTGCTTTGTATATACACCCGAAGATTAAAGCCTTCTTGGAGGCAAACCCTTCGAATGGAGAAAAGGGTTTCGCTGATAACTTGCTGAAGAAGCTAGATACCTTGCTGAAGAAGATTAACGTTAAAGACGGCGCCAAGATGAAGTTCTTCCTCAACCTCGTGTCTCtctgcgagtcaacgggtgagaaGCTGTTAGTCTTCAGCCAATACATCATCCCTCTCAAGACTCTCGAGAGGCTCATGACCCTGACGAAAGGCTGGAGGCTTTGGAAAGAGATGTTCACGATCACAGGCGACTCGAGCAGCGGGGAGAGAGAGGTGTCCATGGAGAGGTTCAACACCTCTCCGGACGCTAAAGTGTTTTTCGGATCGATCAAAGCATGTGGAGAAGGGATATCATTGGTGGGTGCGTCAAGGGTGCTGATTCTTGACGTTCATCTAAACCCTTCGGTGACTCAGCAGGCTGTGGCTAGAGCTTATAGGCCGGGGCAGAAGAGGAGAGTGTTTGCGTACAGGCTTGTGGCTGCGGATTCGCCGGAGGAGGAGAGTTTTGAGACGTGTTCGAGGAAGGAGATGATGTCTAAGATGTGGTTTGAGTGGAACATTGAGtgtggaggaggaagaagagatgagtttgggtttagggacGTGGATGTTGATCAGTGTGGTGATGTGTTTCTTGAGACGACCAAGATGAAGGAAGATATCAAGAGTTTATATACTAGGTGA